One genomic region from Biomphalaria glabrata chromosome 7, xgBioGlab47.1, whole genome shotgun sequence encodes:
- the LOC106076030 gene encoding bifunctional arginine demethylase and lysyl-hydroxylase JMJD6-like: LAVLIGSIVWALDWPISRTTVAMAVWRFRGFKAEEVQSESCLLPLSQSLQPFLRPPIDCEFCMDVNSIKKVTNISSIEFSEKYAHTGRPVVVKDAARNWSATQVFSFEFFKGLYGPFSSVRGSNCQFFPYKTEFRNLSHVFTMDEDRVRQKQGTKPWYIGWSNCDSSAANILRHHYERPYFLPPDSESSNTDWIFMGSPGYGAHMHIDDVNYPSWQAQITGHKLWTLQPPSECFFSCLTEMVVTVHPGEIIVLDTNRWYHSTLIVGADISITIGSEYD, translated from the exons TTAGCAGTTCTCATTGGCTCAATCGTCTGGGCTCTGGACTGGCCTATATCTCGTACAACTGTTGCCATGGCAGTGTGGAGATTTCGGGGTTTTAAAGCAGAAGAGGTCCAATCAGAATCATGTCTACTTCCTCTCTCGCAAAGCCTGCAGCCTTTTCTTAGACCTCCAATTGACTGCGAGTTCTGTATGGACGTCAACTCAATTAAAAAGGTCACGAATATTTCCTCCATTGAGTTTTCAGAGAAATACGCGCACACGGGTAGACCAGTGGTTGTCAAGGACGCTGCTAGGAACTGGTCAGCTACACAAGTTTTTAGTTTCGAATTCTTTAAAG GTCTCTATGGTCCATTCAGTTCTGTCAGGGGAAGCAACTGTCAGTTCTTTCCTTACAAGACAGAGTTTAGGAACCTGTCGCATGTATTTACAATGGACGAAGATCGCGTTCGTCAGAAACAAGGAACGAAGCCGTGGTATATTGGTTG GAGTAACTGTGATTCGTCTGCTGCCAACATTCTGCGTCACCACTACGAAAGACCTTACTTCCTGCCTCCTGACTCTGAATCCAGTAACACAGACTGGATATTTATGGGCAGCCCAGGCTATGGAGCACATATGCAC ATAGACGATGTCAACTATCCATCCTGGCAAGCTCAGATCACTGGACACAAACTTTGGACTCTTCAGCCTCCATCCGAATGTTTTTTTAGTTGCCTAACAGAAATGGTGGTAACAGTTCACCCAGGGGAAATAA TTGTCTTGGATACTAACAGATGGTATCATTCTACGCTTATAGTGGGAGCAGACATCAGCATAACTATTGGCTCAGAGTACGACTAG